The genomic segment ATGAACCCGTACCCGCGCCGGACGGGGTCGGCCGCGATGATCTGCCCCGCCCCGTCGACGCGGAAGTCGACGGCCACGTCGTCCCCGCCCTCGCGCGCCTCGATGCGCACGGACGCGGGCAGGTCGGGGGCCGCGCGGTCCTGGTGCAGCGCGGCCATCGCGCCGGGCAGCCGGCGCAGCGGCGCGGTCCAGCGGCCGTGCCTGCGCACCGTCACGCTCGACCCGACGAACGTCCGGCGGATCCCCGGCGCCCGCACGAGCAGGAGCGGGCGCCCGGGGCGGCGACGGGCCCGGTCGGTGGTGCGGGCGAGCACGATCGCCGGACCCTCGGGGGCGAGGAAGCTCCCCCAGTCCCAGCCGAGGTCCTCGCCCCAGTGCCAGCGGCCCCAGTTGTGGTCGTGGTAGCCGCTGGCTGCCTCGAGCGCCAGCGTCCGGTCGCCGACGCGGACGGTGCCGGAGACGGCCAGCCGCGGCACGGCGTACCAGGCCACCCACCCGGGGCCGAGTGGCATCGGCGCGTCGGCGACGTGGGCGGGGCCGACGGCCACGCCGGTGACGCGCACGTCCACCGCGTCGTCGCGCAGGCGGAGGGCGGCGTGCACCCGCCCCGTCGCGTGGTCGACGCCGAGCGCGGCGTCCTCGAGCGCGATGCTCGCCGTGCCGAGCGTCGCCGCGGCGGCCTCGCGCACGATCACGCCTCCCGCCCAGCCGGCCCCCGGCAGGTGGACGAGCCCGGCGGCGGCGACCCGGGAGCGCGGGTCCCGGGGCGGCCCGTGCAGCGACACGTTCACCAGGCCGACGGCGCCGGCTGCGTGGTCGAACACGTTGAGGTGCAGCCACTCCTTGTACGCGGCGGCTGCGGGGTCGGTCGGGTGCGGCGGGCGGAGGGGGTCGAGCGGGATCACCGCAGCAGGGGGCCCGACGCGAGGCCGGGTGCGCCACCGCCGGGGCGCACGCCCCGCGACGGCAGCGTCGGCGCGGCGATCGCCTCGACGGCCCGGCTGACCTCGACGCCGAACGCCCACATGCCGAGGAGGTAGTCGGCGAACGTGGCGGGTGCCGGCGCGTCGTCCGTCTCCGCCCGCTCGGCGGGCAGCGGCAGGAGGGCGAGGGTCTCCTCGAGGTCGTCGGCCAGCAGGAGGGCGAGGTCGTTGCGGAGGTGGTCGAGCACCGGGCTCGGCGGCGCCTCCGCCATGCGGTCGATGCCCAGCGCCGCCCACACGGCCTCGCCGTTGCCCCCGATCCGGCCGGCGGTGATGGCCTCGTGCAGCCGCGCGCCCTCGGTCGAGCGCGCCACCTCCCGTCCGAGCGCGGCGAAGCCCGCGGTCAGCGAGCCGACCGCGTCGGCGCCCGACATCAGCCGCAGGCTCGCGAGGCGTGCGGCCAGCGACGCGACGAGGCTGACGGTCGTCCGCCCCGCCTCGCCGGGCACGTCGACGAGCAGGGCGCGGGGGGCATCGTCGGTCACGCGCGAGCCTCCGTCGCGGGGTCGGCGGCGGGCTGCTCGGGCTCGACGTGCAGCCGCAGCGCGACGCCGGCGCTGCGGAAGCCGGGCAGGAGCAGGGCCCCGGAGTAGGTGCCGGCGGGCAGGTCGGCCGGGAGGGGCAGGCCGACCGCCATCGTCGCGACCTCGTCGGGGGCCAGGAGCAGCGACGGCGGGTCGATCTGCGCGTCGGGGAACCAGGTCGTGCCGTCGGGCGTGACGAGGGGGGATACGGTCGGGCTGACCATGCAGTGCGCCCGCTGGCGGTTCTCGATCTCGACCTCGACGCGGACGTCGCTCCCGGCGGAACCGGCCGCCTCGAGCGGCGCCCCGTCGGGCCGCAGGACCGTGCCGGGCACCGGTGGCGCGACCGCCGCCTGCATCCGCCGGAGGTAGCGCAGGGTCTCCTCCGCCAGGCGCGCCTGGAAGTCCGCCTGCAGCCGCAGGAGGTCGTGGAGTGGCCCGCCGTCGTCGTCCGAGGGCTCGTTGGTCACGCGCAAGGGCTCGGCCTCATCTCATCCGCTCGATCACATAGTGCAGCATCTCGCGCAGGAACCGGCGGTCGTCCGAGTCGGGGGCGGACCCGAGCGCGCGGGCATCGGCCTCGAGCGCCCGCTCGCTGTACTCGCGGGCGATCCTGCGCCCGTGCCCGAGCGAGCCCGCCGCGACCATGGCGCGCAGCAGCCAGGCCACCTCGTCGGCGGGCTTCGCCTTGCGGGGGGTGTGCAGCAGCGTGAGCGCCCGGTCCCGGTCATCCGGTCCGGCGGTGCGGACGAAGTGCAGGAGCATCACGGTGCGCTTGCCCTCCAGCAGGTCCCCCGCGATCTCCTTGCCGTACAGCACCTCGTCGGCTTCGAGGTTCAGCAGGTCGTCCTGGACCTGGAACGCGATGCCGGCGAGGGAGCCCAGCTCGACGAGCGGCAGGAGCTCCTCGTCCAGCGGCGCTTCGGGCCCGGGCGGGCTGCCACAGATGACGCCGATACGCAGCGGTGCGATGACCGTGTACCAGCAGGTCTTCTTGTAGGCCATGCGCACGTAGGAGCGGTCCGTGAGGTCGAAGCGGTGCTCGGCGATCCAGCCCAGCTCGAGCGCCTGTCCCTCGGCGGACTCGCGCGCCATGCGCTCGACCTCGCGGAGCACGAGCAGCGCCTTGCGCATGCCGATCGCCGACACGTTCTCGAGCAGCGGGCCCATGGCGAGCACGTTCGTCGCGTCCCCCACGTTGACGGCCACGGGCGCCCCGTGCGAGCGCAGCATCGTGATCTTGCCCCGCCGGAACTCCGAGCCGTCCTCCACGTCGTCGTGCAGGAGGAAGGCGTTGTGGAACAGCTCGAGGGCGGTCGCCGACAGCAGGGCCTGCTCGGTGCGCCCGCCGACCGCGCGGCACGCGGCGAAGCAGATGGCCGGGCGCAGGCCCTTGCCCTCGCGGAAGGGGTAGTCGGCGAGGAGGTCGTAGAGCGGCCCGTACCCGGTACGCCGGCGCTCGGCGAAGATGCG from the Egibacteraceae bacterium genome contains:
- a CDS encoding polyprenyl synthetase family protein, which gives rise to MIERVLGDARRDVLAELERIFAERRRTGYGPLYDLLADYPFREGKGLRPAICFAACRAVGGRTEQALLSATALELFHNAFLLHDDVEDGSEFRRGKITMLRSHGAPVAVNVGDATNVLAMGPLLENVSAIGMRKALLVLREVERMARESAEGQALELGWIAEHRFDLTDRSYVRMAYKKTCWYTVIAPLRIGVICGSPPGPEAPLDEELLPLVELGSLAGIAFQVQDDLLNLEADEVLYGKEIAGDLLEGKRTVMLLHFVRTAGPDDRDRALTLLHTPRKAKPADEVAWLLRAMVAAGSLGHGRRIAREYSERALEADARALGSAPDSDDRRFLREMLHYVIERMR